The following are encoded together in the Thalassomonas haliotis genome:
- the moaB gene encoding molybdenum cofactor biosynthesis protein B yields MSSHGGKTFIPLNIAVLTVSDTRDESNDTSGQALVDKLTTAGHKLADKAIVKDDVYQLRAIVSKWIASDEVQVVISTGGTGFTSRDNTPEALMPLFDKAVEGFGEIFRHVSLEEIGTSTIQSRAFGGIANSTVVLCVPGSTNACKTAWDKVIKEQLDASHRPCNFVPHLKFTDAELCETRG; encoded by the coding sequence ATGTCTAGTCATGGTGGCAAAACCTTTATTCCTTTAAACATTGCAGTATTAACCGTTTCCGATACCCGGGACGAGTCCAACGATACTTCCGGCCAGGCGCTGGTAGACAAGCTGACCACTGCCGGACACAAGTTGGCGGATAAGGCAATAGTCAAAGATGATGTCTATCAACTCAGGGCGATCGTTTCCAAATGGATCGCCAGCGATGAAGTACAGGTGGTTATTTCCACCGGCGGCACCGGCTTTACTTCAAGGGATAATACCCCGGAAGCCTTGATGCCTTTATTCGACAAAGCGGTTGAAGGTTTTGGCGAAATCTTCCGCCATGTATCACTTGAAGAAATCGGCACCTCCACCATACAGTCACGCGCCTTTGGCGGCATCGCCAACAGCACAGTAGTATTATGTGTGCCCGGCTCGACCAATGCCTGTAAAACCGCCTGGGATAAAGTGATCAAAGAGCAGCTTGATGCCAGCCACCGCCCCTGTAACTTTGTGCCGCACCTGAAGTTTACCGACGCTGAGTTATGCGAGACCCGGGGCTAA
- the moaC gene encoding cyclic pyranopterin monophosphate synthase MoaC has translation MTNSADNVQLSHVNQKGEANMVDVTEKAMTSRTAVARGYISMTPQTLALITTGEHKKGDVFAVARIAGIQAAKKCSDLIPLCHPLMLSKVQVDFAADPENNQVKVTALCRLTGQTGVEMEALTAVSVACLTLFDMCKAADPAMEIHGIKVLSKEGGKTGSWQAPETSNNKS, from the coding sequence ATGACTAATTCAGCCGATAACGTACAACTGAGTCATGTCAATCAAAAAGGTGAAGCCAATATGGTGGATGTCACCGAAAAAGCCATGACCTCCAGAACCGCGGTTGCCCGGGGCTATATTTCCATGACCCCGCAAACCCTGGCGCTGATCACCACAGGCGAACACAAAAAAGGCGATGTTTTTGCCGTTGCCCGCATTGCCGGTATTCAGGCGGCGAAAAAATGCAGTGATCTTATTCCTTTATGCCACCCGTTAATGTTGAGTAAGGTTCAGGTAGACTTTGCAGCCGATCCGGAAAATAACCAGGTAAAAGTTACCGCTTTATGCCGCTTGACCGGACAAACCGGGGTAGAAATGGAAGCCCTGACCGCGGTTTCCGTCGCCTGTTTAACCCTGTTTGATATGTGTAAGGCGGCCGATCCTGCCATGGAAATTCATGGTATCAAGGTATTATCCAAAGAAGGGGGCAAAACCGGTTCTTGGCAGGCTCCCGAGACGAGTAACAACAAGTCGTAA
- the mobA gene encoding molybdenum cofactor guanylyltransferase, with the protein MAAKLFNSGCLGVVLAGGQSSRMGENKAKLMRGDVDMLSYSKQLLSDIGIKDILVSGNNYQVPDVIANAGPVAGIYSVLQHYRPAAILALPVDLPLMTAAALSQLKIKGELSQKACFFQGHNIPLYLPNNGYVELFMSQTFAKNKSAVPGKNPAGQKNGPSFKALLNQVPHISVVPDKTSHLFNTNTPEQWQQAQARFK; encoded by the coding sequence GTGGCAGCAAAATTATTCAACAGCGGCTGTTTAGGCGTAGTACTCGCCGGTGGCCAGTCTTCCCGCATGGGAGAAAACAAGGCCAAGCTGATGCGCGGCGATGTCGACATGCTCAGCTATAGTAAGCAGTTACTCAGCGATATCGGCATTAAAGATATCCTTGTCAGCGGCAATAACTACCAGGTGCCGGATGTCATAGCCAATGCCGGGCCGGTTGCCGGTATTTACAGCGTATTACAACATTACCGTCCTGCGGCAATTTTAGCCCTGCCGGTGGACTTACCCCTGATGACAGCTGCGGCGCTAAGCCAACTGAAAATCAAAGGCGAACTCAGCCAAAAAGCCTGTTTTTTCCAGGGGCACAATATTCCGCTTTATCTGCCCAATAATGGCTATGTCGAGCTGTTTATGTCGCAGACTTTCGCAAAAAACAAGTCTGCAGTCCCCGGAAAAAATCCTGCGGGCCAAAAAAACGGGCCATCCTTTAAAGCCTTATTAAATCAGGTACCCCATATCAGTGTGGTCCCTGACAAAACATCCCATTTATTTAACACTAATACCCCAGAACAATGGCAGCAAGCCCAGGCCAGGTTCAAATAA
- the moaA gene encoding GTP 3',8-cyclase MoaA — MLTDNFGRRFYYLRLSITDVCNFRCNYCLPDGYQCDGNRDFLSLDEIQRLTHAFAQLGTEKIRITGGEPGLRKDLPEIIATCKQTPGIKKVAITSNGFKLPQHLPQWLDAGIDSINISIDSLDPRQFHAITGHDKLKTILQGIDMALADGRPDIKINTVLMREYNGYDIQTYLDWLKDTPVTLRFIELMQTGDNQEFFDAQHVKGSRIKQNLILDGWQPVIRDKSAGPAQEFFHPDYQGKIGLIMPYSKDFCNSCNRLRVSSSGKLHLCLFGEQGLSLREQLQGDDLAPLKAQIVSLLDDKKATHFLHDKLTGATKHLAMLGG; from the coding sequence ATGTTAACAGACAATTTTGGCCGCCGGTTTTATTACCTGCGCCTCTCAATTACCGACGTTTGCAACTTTCGTTGTAACTACTGCCTGCCGGACGGTTATCAGTGCGACGGCAATCGCGACTTCTTATCCCTGGATGAAATACAGCGCCTGACCCATGCATTTGCCCAACTGGGTACGGAAAAAATCCGTATTACCGGCGGCGAGCCGGGCCTGCGTAAAGATTTGCCAGAGATCATCGCGACCTGCAAACAAACCCCGGGGATTAAAAAAGTGGCGATTACCAGCAATGGTTTTAAGCTGCCCCAGCACCTGCCCCAATGGCTTGATGCCGGTATCGACAGCATCAATATCAGCATCGACAGTTTAGATCCGCGGCAATTTCACGCCATTACCGGACACGATAAACTCAAGACCATTTTACAAGGCATTGATATGGCGCTGGCCGATGGCCGTCCCGACATCAAAATCAATACCGTGTTGATGCGCGAATATAACGGTTATGATATTCAAACCTACCTCGACTGGTTAAAAGATACCCCGGTGACGCTGCGTTTTATCGAGCTGATGCAAACCGGCGATAACCAGGAGTTTTTTGATGCCCAGCATGTTAAAGGCTCACGCATCAAACAAAACCTGATCCTCGACGGCTGGCAGCCGGTGATCCGCGATAAATCCGCCGGTCCGGCACAGGAGTTTTTCCACCCGGACTACCAGGGTAAAATCGGCTTGATCATGCCCTACAGCAAAGACTTTTGTAACAGCTGTAACCGGTTGCGGGTCAGCTCCAGCGGCAAACTGCATTTATGCTTATTCGGCGAGCAGGGCCTGTCGTTAAGGGAGCAACTGCAAGGGGACGACTTGGCGCCGTTGAAAGCGCAAATAGTCTCCCTGCTCGATGATAAAAAAGCGACGCACTTTCTGCACGATAAACTGACCGGCGCCACCAAGCACCTGGCGATGCTGGGAGGTTAA
- a CDS encoding M48 family metallopeptidase, giving the protein MTIEYQLIRSDKRKTLGLQVKKGQVFVRAPRFVGKEQITALVQAKSSWLKAKLAEQQLLLENEVSLFCQDSEIWVRGTLKRLDILDLSALPPDASKTGVRELEQAIAVFLPASQFACGHEQVTAKVKKLLELWFKQQAQQYIPARLEFWSGVTGLSYKSHKIRQYKARWGSCNSRAELSFNSLLMMAPDWVIDYVIVHELCHLQHLNHSPAFWQLVAGFYPQYALAKQWLKRNQVKLNWK; this is encoded by the coding sequence TTGACCATAGAATATCAGCTGATCCGCAGCGATAAGCGTAAAACATTAGGCCTGCAGGTGAAAAAAGGCCAGGTCTTTGTCCGTGCGCCCCGCTTTGTTGGCAAAGAGCAAATTACCGCCTTGGTACAGGCAAAATCGAGCTGGCTCAAAGCTAAGCTTGCCGAGCAGCAACTGCTGCTTGAAAACGAAGTCAGCTTGTTTTGTCAGGACAGCGAAATCTGGGTCCGCGGTACCCTGAAAAGGCTGGATATCCTTGATTTGTCGGCGCTTCCCCCTGATGCGAGTAAGACCGGGGTGCGGGAGCTGGAGCAGGCCATAGCCGTTTTTTTGCCCGCGTCTCAATTTGCCTGTGGTCATGAGCAAGTGACGGCAAAAGTGAAAAAACTGCTTGAGCTGTGGTTTAAACAGCAGGCGCAGCAGTATATTCCCGCCAGGCTTGAATTTTGGTCCGGCGTTACCGGCCTGAGCTATAAATCGCATAAGATCCGTCAATATAAGGCCCGGTGGGGCAGCTGCAACAGCCGGGCGGAGCTGAGTTTTAACAGCTTATTGATGATGGCGCCCGACTGGGTCATAGATTATGTTATCGTGCACGAACTCTGCCATCTGCAACACCTTAATCATTCTCCGGCTTTTTGGCAGCTAGTAGCCGGTTTTTATCCTCAATATGCTTTGGCCAAACAATGGCTGAAACGCAATCAAGTGAAATTAAACTGGAAATAA
- the moaD gene encoding molybdopterin converting factor subunit 1 — protein MIKVVFFAALREQLNCAGLELSADENTDSIAKIKQLLVEQNPNWQQTFSNASLLSAVNHEMVDGSHPVKSGDEVAFFPPVTGG, from the coding sequence ATGATCAAAGTTGTTTTTTTTGCCGCCCTGCGCGAGCAGCTCAATTGCGCCGGGCTTGAACTTAGCGCCGATGAAAACACCGACAGCATAGCCAAAATCAAACAGCTGCTGGTTGAGCAAAACCCCAACTGGCAGCAGACTTTCAGCAATGCTTCGTTATTAAGCGCCGTCAATCATGAAATGGTTGATGGCTCACATCCGGTAAAATCCGGGGACGAAGTGGCCTTTTTCCCGCCGGTTACCGGCGGATAA
- the maoP gene encoding DUF413 domain-containing protein encodes MEINQDSFKSNRKFYDDRNYPRGMSRSGDYTLAEVQLLEQYGVALSELASGKRSPINEQEQHFVEVCEGKAEPEHRIEKTWLKYQNKVLTPKQFHTLFGKAKIDSDSMASEAVDLDDE; translated from the coding sequence ATGGAAATTAATCAAGACAGCTTCAAAAGCAACCGTAAATTTTACGACGATAGAAATTATCCCCGGGGCATGAGCCGCTCGGGAGACTATACCTTAGCCGAGGTGCAACTATTAGAACAATATGGCGTTGCCCTGAGCGAATTAGCTTCAGGTAAAAGATCCCCCATTAATGAACAAGAGCAGCACTTTGTCGAGGTATGCGAAGGTAAAGCAGAGCCGGAGCACAGAATTGAAAAAACCTGGCTGAAATATCAGAATAAAGTACTGACCCCGAAACAGTTCCATACTTTATTCGGTAAAGCGAAAATAGACAGTGATAGTATGGCAAGCGAAGCTGTAGATCTCGACGACGAATAA
- a CDS encoding diguanylate cyclase, whose product MSMETFQSTITNQLNTGVLILDLDLNIVFWNRFLEVHANQRSSEVIGRSVFEVFKELPRRWFERKVTGVVQLNTPSFCSWEQRHHLFELPHTRPITTDSHFMAQNCTFLPLAPDGAIQYICILVEDATDVCHYQSMLKKTLADLELANRIDGLTQVYNRKYWEECLSKEFDRARRYQHDLSLIMFDLDHFKKLNDIHGHLCGDMVLVEVAKTIRPLLRSCDFFGRYGGEEFAIILPETNIMGAADVAERIRQAIGFNVMKYHGVEVKASVSVGVGEFEQRTRRYEDLIGNADAALYEAKSGGRNRTCLFKDSVVCL is encoded by the coding sequence ATGTCGATGGAAACCTTTCAGTCGACCATAACCAACCAGTTAAATACCGGGGTGCTGATCCTGGATTTAGACTTAAATATAGTTTTTTGGAACCGCTTTCTGGAAGTGCATGCCAACCAAAGATCCAGTGAGGTTATCGGGCGCTCTGTTTTTGAAGTCTTTAAAGAATTACCGCGCCGCTGGTTTGAGCGTAAAGTGACCGGCGTAGTGCAGTTAAATACCCCGTCCTTTTGCTCGTGGGAGCAAAGGCATCATTTATTTGAATTGCCCCATACCCGGCCTATTACCACAGACAGCCACTTTATGGCGCAAAACTGTACTTTTTTACCCCTGGCTCCCGACGGGGCGATTCAATATATCTGTATCCTGGTTGAGGACGCCACCGATGTTTGTCATTACCAGAGCATGTTGAAAAAGACCCTGGCAGATCTGGAGCTGGCCAATCGCATTGACGGCCTGACCCAAGTGTACAACCGCAAATATTGGGAAGAATGTTTGTCTAAGGAGTTTGATCGTGCACGCCGCTATCAGCATGATTTATCCCTGATCATGTTTGATTTGGATCATTTTAAGAAATTAAATGACATACATGGACACCTTTGCGGCGATATGGTTTTAGTTGAAGTGGCGAAAACTATCAGGCCTTTATTGCGTAGCTGTGACTTTTTCGGCCGCTATGGCGGTGAAGAGTTTGCCATTATCCTGCCGGAAACCAATATCATGGGGGCAGCAGATGTTGCCGAAAGAATTCGGCAGGCAATAGGGTTTAATGTAATGAAATATCATGGGGTTGAAGTTAAAGCTTCGGTAAGTGTCGGCGTTGGCGAATTCGAGCAAAGGACACGCCGTTATGAAGATTTGATCGGCAATGCCGATGCTGCTTTGTATGAGGCAAAATCGGGCGGGCGCAACCGTACCTGCCTGTTTAAAGACTCGGTTGTTTGCTTGTAA
- the rmf gene encoding ribosome modulation factor yields MRRQKRDRLGRAFSNGYQAGLLGRNKENCPYQNTNAKSEWLGGWREAMTDRNTGLFK; encoded by the coding sequence ATGAGAAGACAAAAAAGAGATCGTTTAGGCAGAGCATTTTCAAATGGTTACCAGGCAGGCCTCTTAGGTAGAAACAAAGAAAATTGTCCATATCAAAATACCAATGCCAAATCGGAATGGCTTGGCGGCTGGCGAGAAGCCATGACAGATCGAAATACCGGTTTATTTAAATAA
- a CDS encoding HesA/MoeB/ThiF family protein: protein MSVLTNNEQLRYSRQIMLNQIGETGQQALRNAKVLIVGMGGLGNPTALYLASAGVGTLYLADGDSVEISNLPRQILFNEDDLQSNKADAASEKLQQQNPEINIEVIDEMLDLELGRYYLDLVDVVIDCSDNIATRYLMNQLCLEHKVPLIVGAATGFDGQHLLVDPRNPDSACYQCLFPASEKAPANNCQSVGILGPVLAIVAGMQSLTAIKLLTANQVAVNQLSLFDGLSNQWRQFTLNKQEKCPACGQH from the coding sequence ATGAGCGTGTTAACGAATAACGAACAGCTGAGATACAGCCGCCAGATCATGCTAAACCAGATCGGCGAAACAGGACAACAGGCGCTGCGCAATGCTAAAGTACTGATTGTCGGCATGGGCGGTTTAGGCAATCCCACCGCCCTTTATCTGGCTTCGGCAGGTGTCGGCACCCTGTATCTTGCCGACGGCGACAGCGTAGAAATCAGCAACCTGCCCAGGCAGATCTTGTTTAATGAAGACGATCTGCAAAGCAATAAAGCCGATGCTGCCAGCGAAAAATTGCAGCAGCAAAATCCGGAAATCAATATCGAAGTCATCGATGAAATGCTCGACCTAGAGCTCGGTCGCTATTACCTGGATCTGGTAGATGTCGTCATCGATTGCTCCGATAATATCGCCACCCGGTATCTGATGAACCAGCTGTGCCTGGAGCACAAGGTACCTTTGATTGTCGGCGCCGCCACCGGCTTTGACGGCCAGCACCTGCTGGTGGATCCGAGAAATCCCGACAGCGCCTGCTACCAGTGTCTGTTTCCCGCCAGTGAAAAAGCCCCGGCAAATAACTGCCAGAGCGTAGGTATTCTCGGCCCGGTACTGGCGATTGTCGCCGGTATGCAATCGTTAACCGCCATTAAGCTGCTCACCGCCAACCAGGTGGCGGTAAACCAGCTCAGCCTGTTCGACGGTTTGTCCAACCAATGGCGGCAATTTACCTTGAACAAACAGGAAAAATGCCCCGCCTGCGGCCAGCATTAA
- a CDS encoding response regulator, with the protein MTSSVLICDDSNMARKQVVRSLPPHWQVRVQTAKNGIEALEIMRNQAVDVLFLDLTMPELDGLGVLQKIKEEGINCSVFVISADVQPAMQARVLELGATAFLRKPVEADVLMDELQVHGFL; encoded by the coding sequence ATGACGTCATCTGTATTAATTTGCGATGATTCCAATATGGCGAGAAAGCAGGTTGTACGCAGCTTACCACCCCACTGGCAGGTAAGGGTACAAACGGCTAAAAATGGTATTGAGGCGCTTGAAATTATGCGCAACCAGGCGGTTGATGTGTTATTTCTTGATCTGACCATGCCGGAGCTTGATGGTTTGGGTGTATTGCAAAAAATTAAAGAAGAAGGCATAAACTGCTCGGTGTTTGTGATTTCTGCCGATGTTCAACCGGCGATGCAGGCGAGAGTGCTTGAATTGGGCGCTACGGCATTTTTGCGTAAGCCGGTTGAAGCCGATGTCTTAATGGATGAACTGCAAGTGCACGGGTTTCTATGA
- the moeA gene encoding molybdopterin molybdotransferase MoeA, translating into MSDCCSAPGLLPFETALEKMLSSITPIVETKELAIGDALHYVLAQDVLSPLNVPPHDNSAMDGYAFAADSLKDSRVLTLAGKSFAGAPFEGKCLPGQCIRIMTGAKMPAECDTVEMQENVEVTAAGIEFLELKKLGAHVRNAGEDIKAGQMVLSAGHRLTAIDIGVLASLGLGTVKVYRKLNIALIATGDELKSPGQTLTPGDIYESNSYVLAAMLSKLNVNVIDFGIIEDDYQLIKAAFVKADQQADAVISSGGVSVGEADYTKDVLDELGQIDFWKIAIKPGKPFAFGQLKNSIFFGLPGNPVSALVTAHQLAIPGLLKLQNGEPVKRISVAATTTTDLRKSPGRMDLQRGVLSVNEAGENIVTSTGAQGSGILSSLARANCYIVLPREQGRVAAGQQVRVQLFDQYLQ; encoded by the coding sequence ATGAGTGATTGTTGTTCAGCCCCCGGATTACTGCCCTTTGAAACCGCCCTGGAGAAGATGCTCAGCAGCATCACCCCAATAGTTGAAACTAAGGAATTAGCGATTGGCGATGCCCTGCATTATGTCCTGGCACAGGATGTGTTAAGCCCGCTAAATGTGCCGCCCCATGATAACTCGGCGATGGACGGCTATGCCTTTGCCGCCGACAGCCTCAAAGACAGCCGGGTACTGACCCTGGCGGGGAAATCTTTTGCCGGCGCACCTTTTGAAGGCAAGTGCCTGCCCGGGCAATGTATCCGGATTATGACCGGTGCTAAAATGCCGGCAGAGTGCGATACCGTGGAAATGCAGGAAAATGTCGAAGTGACAGCGGCGGGGATCGAATTTCTCGAGTTGAAAAAACTCGGAGCTCATGTACGTAATGCCGGTGAAGACATCAAAGCCGGTCAGATGGTGTTAAGCGCCGGGCACAGATTAACGGCGATCGATATCGGCGTACTCGCCTCCCTCGGCCTCGGCACCGTGAAGGTCTACCGTAAGCTCAATATTGCCCTGATCGCCACCGGGGATGAATTGAAATCGCCGGGACAGACGCTGACGCCCGGGGATATTTATGAAAGCAACAGTTATGTACTGGCGGCGATGCTGAGCAAGCTCAATGTCAATGTTATCGACTTTGGCATCATAGAAGACGATTACCAGTTGATCAAAGCGGCCTTTGTTAAAGCCGATCAGCAGGCGGATGCGGTAATATCTTCCGGCGGTGTTTCCGTCGGCGAAGCGGATTACACCAAAGACGTGCTGGATGAGCTGGGACAAATCGATTTTTGGAAAATTGCCATCAAGCCGGGCAAGCCCTTTGCTTTTGGCCAGTTAAAGAACAGTATCTTTTTCGGCTTGCCGGGTAACCCGGTATCGGCATTGGTAACGGCGCATCAACTGGCGATCCCCGGACTGTTGAAGTTACAGAATGGCGAACCGGTGAAACGTATTTCGGTAGCGGCGACCACGACAACGGACTTACGTAAATCGCCGGGGCGCATGGATCTCCAGCGCGGGGTATTATCGGTGAACGAGGCAGGCGAAAATATCGTTACCTCCACCGGGGCCCAGGGCTCGGGTATTTTATCCAGTCTGGCCCGCGCCAACTGCTATATTGTGCTGCCCCGGGAGCAGGGCAGGGTCGCGGCGGGGCAGCAGGTCAGGGTGCAACTTTTTGATCAGTACCTGCAATAA
- a CDS encoding YebG family protein, with product MAVESRFVVIRQGVEVETFMDKKSADEYDKMLDMADSLAEMLSHAPVELTEQATEELSIYFAKHREDVLIALQAKKAKAEPAKAKAEPVLKAVDKKPEGKDSAKGEKKPSKAKSAKATKAEKEAKLSEAS from the coding sequence ATGGCAGTTGAAAGCCGATTTGTCGTAATTCGACAGGGTGTGGAGGTAGAAACATTTATGGACAAAAAATCAGCAGATGAATATGACAAAATGCTGGATATGGCGGATAGCCTGGCTGAAATGTTATCTCATGCACCGGTTGAATTAACTGAACAGGCCACCGAAGAGTTAAGTATTTATTTTGCCAAACACAGAGAAGATGTTTTAATTGCCCTGCAGGCGAAAAAAGCCAAAGCTGAACCCGCGAAAGCCAAGGCTGAACCGGTGCTAAAAGCCGTTGATAAAAAGCCTGAAGGCAAAGATAGCGCCAAGGGCGAAAAGAAACCGTCCAAGGCGAAAAGCGCCAAAGCGACTAAGGCGGAAAAGGAAGCCAAGCTTAGTGAAGCAAGTTAG
- the moaE gene encoding molybdopterin synthase catalytic subunit MoaE, giving the protein MSISIQTQDFNLADEVAYLEQDNAIDGAVVTFTGRVRDNNLGLKVSGLYLEHYPGMTERSLEKILESAHSRWDIGRVRVIHRIGQLNLGEQIVFVGVTSKHRQDAFAAAEFIMDYLKVQAPFWKKELTEQGEKWLDARHSDTSKAQQWD; this is encoded by the coding sequence ATGAGTATCAGCATCCAAACACAAGACTTTAACCTCGCCGATGAAGTCGCTTATCTGGAGCAGGATAACGCCATTGACGGGGCCGTGGTTACCTTTACCGGCCGGGTCAGGGATAACAACTTAGGGCTGAAAGTCTCCGGCTTATACCTGGAACATTACCCGGGCATGACCGAAAGATCGCTGGAAAAAATCCTGGAAAGCGCACATTCCCGCTGGGATATCGGCCGGGTCCGGGTGATCCACAGGATAGGCCAACTGAACCTGGGAGAACAAATTGTCTTTGTCGGCGTCACCAGCAAGCATCGCCAGGATGCTTTTGCCGCCGCAGAATTCATCATGGACTACCTGAAGGTACAAGCCCCGTTCTGGAAAAAAGAGTTGACCGAGCAAGGCGAAAAATGGCTCGACGCCCGCCACAGTGATACCTCTAAAGCACAGCAGTGGGATTAA
- a CDS encoding chemotaxis protein, whose product MTAFNLNEDQQDCLQELINVAMGQASDQLARYLNTFVHLKVPSIEQVSTTSLSNSLNQEQQSVAVVSQGFLGYEGIRGEALLVYQHKDSDCIGNILGYEPDELSVEEQLIDLSSILTTTFLNVFAQQIDNQMSYNAPRLLSRGQDALAVYLQQLSFNCDMALKVKITYQVTDYSFNCDMILLIPESAITHIKAVIDRILADY is encoded by the coding sequence ATGACCGCATTTAATTTAAATGAAGATCAACAGGATTGCCTCCAGGAGCTGATCAATGTTGCTATGGGGCAGGCAAGTGATCAGCTGGCCCGTTATCTGAATACTTTTGTTCATTTAAAGGTGCCGAGTATTGAGCAGGTGAGCACTACCAGTTTGTCCAATAGCCTGAATCAGGAGCAGCAATCTGTGGCTGTGGTCAGCCAGGGATTTTTGGGTTATGAAGGTATCCGGGGTGAAGCCTTGCTGGTATATCAGCATAAGGACTCCGATTGTATCGGCAATATCCTGGGTTATGAACCGGATGAGTTATCGGTTGAAGAGCAGTTAATTGACCTGAGCTCTATTTTAACCACCACATTTTTGAATGTCTTTGCCCAGCAAATTGATAATCAGATGTCGTATAATGCCCCGCGTTTACTTTCCCGTGGTCAGGATGCACTTGCCGTATATTTGCAGCAGTTATCTTTTAACTGCGATATGGCGTTAAAGGTGAAAATTACCTATCAGGTAACAGATTATTCTTTTAATTGCGATATGATCTTACTCATCCCCGAGTCAGCCATCACTCACATTAAAGCGGTTATCGACAGGATATTGGCTGATTATTAA